The genomic segment CCGACCACGACGCCGAGCAGGCCGGCGGCGAGCACGGAGGCGGCGACGAGGGCGGTCGCCCGCAGCCCGCGACGGCGGGCCGGGGACGGGACGGGCGGGGGTACGGGGTCGGGGGAGAAGTCCCGCAGGAGGGTCATGGAGGTCCCCTTCACGAGGAGAAGGCGAGGTACGGGGGTGGTGTTCCGACGTCGTGAGAGCGCTCTCTTGAGAAGGGACATTAAGGTTCGGGTTACGGATCCGTCAATGTCTTGTTACGAGGGAGAGCGCTCTCCCGCGCCTACCGCGGGCTCTCCGGTCACCCCGCGAAGCCCGCTGACCAGCCACGACGGCACGCTTGAAGCGCCGCCCCCGGCCGAGACGGGCGGGGGCGGCGCTTCAAGCGTGCGCCTACGGTGAGTCAGGCGGCGGTGGCGGCGAGGCTCCGCGCGCCGGTCCGCGCCGTGCCCGTGCCCGGCTCACCGGTCTGACCGGCGCCCGGCTGCCCGGCGACGACCGGCCGCGGCGAGGTGGACTGCGGCGAGGTGGCCGGCTGCCCGGGCGCGGCGGGCTGCCGCGGCTTGCGAGCCGCGCCCAGCCCCGCCTGCGCGTTGTTCCAGGCCGCGCACGGCCACGCCGCCCCGGCGCAGCTCGGGCTGGCGCAGACGCGCTCGGCGTCCGGCTGGTGCGCGTCGGCCACCGCGGCGGCCAGGTCCCACAGCAGCGGATCGGTCACCTCCGCGGGGCGGTCGGCGACGCGGTCTGTGCTGGCTTCGGACATGATTCGGTCCCCCTGTCGTGAACGGCCCCCACCTGTTTCCGGAAACCGCCCCGGCCAAACCTGCGTGCGGCCGGGCGCGGACATAGGCTGGCCGGCGTGGCGAGGTACTACGACCTGCATCCGGACAACCCCCAGCCCCGCGTGATCCGGCAGGTGGTGGACCTGCTGCGCGCCGACGGGGTGATCGCCTACCCGACCGACTCCTGCTACGCGCTCGGCTGCCGGATCGGCAACCGCGACGGCGTGGAGCGGATCCGGGAGATCCGGCGGCTCGACGACCGGCATCCGTTCACGCTGATGTGCGCCGACTTCGCTCAGCTCGGCCAGTTCGTCAAGCTCAGCAACGCGGTCTTCCGCCAGGTCAAGTCCGTCATCCCGGGCAGCTACACGTTCCTGCTGCCGGCCACCGCCGAGGTGCCGCGCCGGTTGCAGGACCCGCGGCGGCGGGTGGTCGGGGCGCGGGTGCCGAGGCACACGGTGACCCAGGCGCTGTTGGCCGAGCTGGGTGAGCCGCTGCTGTCCAGCACGCTGCTGCTGCCCGGCGAGGACGAGCCGATGACCCAGGGCTGGGAGATCAAGGAGCGGCTCGACCACCTGATCGACGCCGTGGTCGACGCCGGTGACTGCGGGCTGGAACCGACCACCGTGGTCGACCTGTCCGGCGACGAGCCGGAGATCCTGCGCCGTGGCGCCGGCGACCCGGCCCGCTTCGAGTAGCGATCACCGATTCCGCCCCGCCGGGCCGCCGCCGTAGGGCACGGTGGGGACGGCGGACGGTGACGGGGGTACGGCGTGGAAGCACTCCTGCTGATCACGGTGCTGGGCGCCACCGTGCTCGTCGGGACCACCATCGGCGGCCGGTACAGCGTCGCGCCGCCGGTCCTGCTGATCGCGATGGGCGCGCTGATCGGCCTGCTGCCGCCGTTCGACAACCTGATCCTCGAACCCGAGGTCGTGCTGGTGCTGTTCCTCCCGGCGATTCTCTACCGGGAGAGCCTGGTCATCAGCCTGCGCGAGATCCGGGCCAACCTGGTCGTGATCGTCGGCCTCGCCGTCGTGCTGGTGATCGTCACGATGGCGGCTGTCGCGTTCACCGCGCAGGCGCTCGGTGTGGCGGCGGCCTCCGCCTGGGTGCTCGGCGCGGTCCTGGCGCCCACCGACGCCGCCGCCGTGGCCGGCCTGGCCAAACGGATGCCGCGCGGCATCCTCACGACGCTGCGCGCGGAGAGCCTGGTCAACGACGGTACGGCGCTCGTGCTCTTCGCCGTGGCGGCGGGCGTGGTCGCGGGCGGGACGGTGCCCGGGCCGCTGCTGCTCACCGGCGAGTTCGTCGGCAAGTCGGCCGGCGGGGTGGCCGCGGGCCTGCTCGTCGGCGCGGTCGTGGTGCTGATCCGCAAGCACGTGGACGACCCGATGCGCGAGGGCGGGCTGAGCATCCTCACCCCGTTCGTCGCGTTCCTGCTCGCCGACGCGGTGCACGCCAGCGGCGTGCTGGCGGTCGTCGTGTCCGGGCTGGTGCTGTCCTACGCCGCGCCCCGGGTGATCCGGGCCCGCTCCCGGGTCACCGCGTTCGCGTTCTGGGACCTGTCCACCTTCATGGTCAACGGCGGCCTCTTCGTGCTGCTCGGTACGCAGGTGCCCCGCTCGCTGCGCGGCATCACCAGCCACTCGCCGACCGCTTCGCTCGGCATCGCGGTGCTCGTCGCGGCGGTCGTGGTGGCCATCCGGCTGGTGTGGGTGCACCTGTCGGTGTCGGTGCTGCAACGGGTGGACCGCCGCGAGTCGAGCCGGGCGCGGCACTTCGACTTCCGGATGCGTACCGCGGTGGGCTGGGCCGGGTTCCGCGGCGCCGTATCGCTCGCCGCGGCGCTCGCCGTGCCGGTCACCATGCACGACGGCACCCCGGTGCGCGAACGCGACCTGATCATCTTCGTCACCGTCGTGGTGATCGTGCTGATCATGCTGGTGCAGGGCACGACGCTGCCGGCCGTCGTGGGCTGGGCCGGCCTGAACGGCGACCGGGAACGCGACGACGAGGTGCGCTGGGCTCGGATCCGGGCCACCGAGGCCGCCCTGGAGGCGCTGCCCCGGGCCGCCAGCGACGTGGGCGCCACCCAGGACACGGTGGACCGGCTGCGCGCCGACTACGAGGACCACCTGGCCGCCGCCCGCGACCCGGGCGGCGAGGAGGCGGAGGGGGAGCGGGAGATGGCCCGCCGGCTGCGGTTGCGGGTGCTGGACCACAAGCGGCAGGAGATCACCCGGCTGCGCAACACCAGGCAGATCGACGACACGGTGCTGCGGCAGCTCCAGGCGGCCATCGACATCGAGGAGATCCGCCTGCTCGGGCCGGAGATGGAGGAGTGAGCCGCTGCCGCCCGCGCCGGTGGGCCGGCGCGGGCGGCAGCCGGGTCAGCGCGGGTCGACAGCGACCACGGTGTACGGGGTGGTCGGCGTCGGCGGGGTGGTGAACCGGCCGTTCGGCAGGTAGAGCCGGCCGAGCGCGGCGGCGACGGTGGTCGGCACGTCGAAGCCCGGATCGGTGATGACCCGGCGCAGCGTGCCGGTGGTGCCGGAGCGGTTCAGATCGACCACGGCGACCTGGTTGAGGAAATTCTGCACCACGTACAGCGTGCGGCCGAGCAGCAGCAGGCCGTCGCCGTTGAGGAACGTGGCGCCCGGCACGTCGACGGCGGTGGTGACACCGGTGGCCGGGTCCACCCGGAACAGGGTGCCGGTGTTCGACTGCACGACGATCAGCGCCCGCCCGTCCGGGGTGGGCGCGATGCCGTTGAGGTTGACGCCGGTGCCGGTCTGCTGGAAGTCGCCGGTCAGTGGCAGCGTGGTGAACCCGTCGGCGGGCGGCAGCGTGCCGCCGCGTCCCAGCGGCAGGCGGTAGAGCACCGGCCGGTTCGAGTCGGTGAACCAGGCGGCGTCGCGGGTGAGCGTGACATCGTTGACGAACGTCGGCGCCTCGGTGAACCGGTAGCTCGCGAGCACAGCGCCGGTGCGGGTGTCGATGACCCGGGCGTCCCCGGCGGTGCCGCCGGCGACGAAGAGCCGGCCCCGCGGGTCGACCTTCAGGCCGAGCGAGGGGGTGCCGGTGGCGGGGCTGACCTGCTTGCCCGCTCCGGTGATCAGGTCGGCGCGGTAGATCTCGCCGGTGGCCCGCGACCCGAACCAGGCGTACCGGCCGGCGGCGGCGACGCCCTCCGGCTGGAAGCCGTCCGGCAGTGCGATGACGCTCGGGCGGCGGTCGTGGGCGGCGGCGGACGCCGGGGCGGCGGTGGTGACGAGGGTGGCGGTCAGGGCGACGCCGAGGGCGGTCCTGATGCGTCGGTTCACTGTGGTCCTTCCGGCGATGGCGGTGGGACAGGACCCACCCCACTGTACGGTCGCGGGCCGGTGTCCGCCCGGGACGCGACCCGGCACGGTGCTCCCGTGCCGGGTCGCGCCGACGGTCAGCCCGCCGCGCAGGTCGGCGTGCCGGAGGGCGCGGTACCCGTGCCCTGGAACCCGAACTCGGTGGTGCCACCGGCACCGACCTGGCGGTTGTAGTCGACGTTGCGGAAGGTCACCGCACCGCTGGTGCCGCTGGCCTGGGCGCTCCAGGTGTTCGTGACCGCCGAGCCCGACGGCACGGTGAGCGACACGGCCCACCCGTTGAGCCCGCTGGAGCCCGCGGTGATCCGCACGTTGGTGACGAAGCCGCCCGGCCACTGGTTGGTGGTGAATGTCGCGGTGCATGCGCCGGTCGGCGGGGGAGTCGTCGGCGGCTCGCTGGTCGGCGGCGTGCTGGTCGGCGGCGTCGACGTGGGCGGGGTGCTGGTCGGCGGCGCGGTCGTGGGCGGCGGGGTGCCGCCCTCGTTGAGCGCGTTCAGCACGGCCGTGTACGCCTGCTTCTTGTTGCCGCTGCCGTCGAACAGCAGCGGGGTGCCGCTGGCCCGCCAGGAGTCGGTGTCGCGGATGCCCCAGACCGTGATGCCGTTGCAGCGCGGCACGGCCAGGCAGTCCCGGGTCACGTTGCCGTACGTGGTGGCCTGGCTGCTGCCGGAGCCCTCGATGTCCAGCTCGGTGATCTGTACGTCGACGCCGAGCGCCGCGAAGTTCTGCAGCGTGGTGCGGTAGTTGCTCGGGTACGGTGACCCGCTGTTGAAGTGCGACTGGAGACCGACGCAGTCGATCGGCACGCCGCGGGACTTGAAGTCCCGCACCATGTTGTAGACGGCCTGGGTCTTGGCCCAGTTCCAGTTGTCGGTGTTGTAGTCGTTGTAGCAGAGCTTGGCGCCGGGGTCGGCGGCGCGGGCGGCACGGAACGCGGCCTCGATCCAGTCGTTGCCGGTCTGCTGGAGGTTCGAGTTGCGGCGGGCGCCGTTGTTGCCGTCGTCGAACGCCTCGTTCACCACGTCCCAGGAGTGGATCTTGCCTCGGTAGTGGGTGGCGACCTGGGTGACGTGGTTGATCATCGCGTCGCGCAGCGCGCTGCCGGACAGGCTTCCCGTCCACCCCGGCTGCTGCTGGTGCCAGAGCAGCGCGTGGCCGCGTACCCGCATGCCGTTGGCCTGGGCGTGCGCGACGAGCCGGTCGCCGGCGCTGAAGTTGAACTGGTTCCGGGACGGCTCGGTGGCGTCCCACTTCATCTCGTTCTCGGCGGTGACCATGTTGAACTCGCGGTTGAGGATGCCGACGTACGTGCTGTCGGACAACTTGTTCACCGCCACCGCCGTGCCGAAGTACCGGCCCTGCTCCGCCGCCGACGCGCCGAGCGTCGTGCCGGCGCTGGCACTTGTCG from the Micromonospora sp. WMMA1947 genome contains:
- a CDS encoding L-threonylcarbamoyladenylate synthase — encoded protein: MARYYDLHPDNPQPRVIRQVVDLLRADGVIAYPTDSCYALGCRIGNRDGVERIREIRRLDDRHPFTLMCADFAQLGQFVKLSNAVFRQVKSVIPGSYTFLLPATAEVPRRLQDPRRRVVGARVPRHTVTQALLAELGEPLLSSTLLLPGEDEPMTQGWEIKERLDHLIDAVVDAGDCGLEPTTVVDLSGDEPEILRRGAGDPARFE
- a CDS encoding Na+/H+ antiporter, which gives rise to MEALLLITVLGATVLVGTTIGGRYSVAPPVLLIAMGALIGLLPPFDNLILEPEVVLVLFLPAILYRESLVISLREIRANLVVIVGLAVVLVIVTMAAVAFTAQALGVAAASAWVLGAVLAPTDAAAVAGLAKRMPRGILTTLRAESLVNDGTALVLFAVAAGVVAGGTVPGPLLLTGEFVGKSAGGVAAGLLVGAVVVLIRKHVDDPMREGGLSILTPFVAFLLADAVHASGVLAVVVSGLVLSYAAPRVIRARSRVTAFAFWDLSTFMVNGGLFVLLGTQVPRSLRGITSHSPTASLGIAVLVAAVVVAIRLVWVHLSVSVLQRVDRRESSRARHFDFRMRTAVGWAGFRGAVSLAAALAVPVTMHDGTPVRERDLIIFVTVVVIVLIMLVQGTTLPAVVGWAGLNGDRERDDEVRWARIRATEAALEALPRAASDVGATQDTVDRLRADYEDHLAAARDPGGEEAEGEREMARRLRLRVLDHKRQEITRLRNTRQIDDTVLRQLQAAIDIEEIRLLGPEMEE
- a CDS encoding superoxide dismutase, whose amino-acid sequence is MNRRIRTALGVALTATLVTTAAPASAAAHDRRPSVIALPDGFQPEGVAAAGRYAWFGSRATGEIYRADLITGAGKQVSPATGTPSLGLKVDPRGRLFVAGGTAGDARVIDTRTGAVLASYRFTEAPTFVNDVTLTRDAAWFTDSNRPVLYRLPLGRGGTLPPADGFTTLPLTGDFQQTGTGVNLNGIAPTPDGRALIVVQSNTGTLFRVDPATGVTTAVDVPGATFLNGDGLLLLGRTLYVVQNFLNQVAVVDLNRSGTTGTLRRVITDPGFDVPTTVAAALGRLYLPNGRFTTPPTPTTPYTVVAVDPR
- a CDS encoding endo-1,4-beta-xylanase encodes the protein MDKVLARGSGSAAARSRPRTAVVAMVAGAAVAAATIAMATSASAGTTLGASAAEQGRYFGTAVAVNKLSDSTYVGILNREFNMVTAENEMKWDATEPSRNQFNFSAGDRLVAHAQANGMRVRGHALLWHQQQPGWTGSLSGSALRDAMINHVTQVATHYRGKIHSWDVVNEAFDDGNNGARRNSNLQQTGNDWIEAAFRAARAADPGAKLCYNDYNTDNWNWAKTQAVYNMVRDFKSRGVPIDCVGLQSHFNSGSPYPSNYRTTLQNFAALGVDVQITELDIEGSGSSQATTYGNVTRDCLAVPRCNGITVWGIRDTDSWRASGTPLLFDGSGNKKQAYTAVLNALNEGGTPPPTTAPPTSTPPTSTPPTSTPPTSEPPTTPPPTGACTATFTTNQWPGGFVTNVRITAGSSGLNGWAVSLTVPSGSAVTNTWSAQASGTSGAVTFRNVDYNRQVGAGGTTEFGFQGTGTAPSGTPTCAAG